From a region of the Candidatus Equadaptatus faecalis genome:
- a CDS encoding prepilin-type N-terminal cleavage/methylation domain-containing protein: protein MKRHSGFTLIEMLMVIVIIGALTGTLMLSVSSATDKANASKIVSNLRSLKAACVMYYADNGQWPSENVVFDGVQSTDEGTKKNIESYLDKIPEKGYKIYAPTAGENSCVVSYSDSAAMSDGVKNKLKKMASNSALYASNAVNASLYSGGEEVFMKVTNSPQGQ from the coding sequence ATGAAAAGACATTCCGGTTTCACGCTTATTGAAATGCTTATGGTAATTGTTATTATCGGTGCCCTGACAGGAACGCTGATGCTCTCTGTTTCTTCCGCGACAGACAAGGCAAACGCCTCAAAAATTGTTTCCAATCTGCGCAGTCTTAAAGCGGCATGTGTAATGTATTATGCTGACAATGGGCAATGGCCTTCCGAAAATGTTGTTTTTGACGGTGTGCAGAGTACTGATGAAGGCACAAAGAAAAACATTGAATCTTATCTTGATAAAATTCCTGAAAAAGGCTACAAGATTTATGCTCCGACTGCGGGTGAAAATTCCTGTGTTGTGAGTTATTCCGATTCGGCGGCAATGTCCGACGGAGTAAAAAATAAACTGAAAAAAATGGCCTCAAATTCTGCACTGTACGCCTCAAATGCCGTTAATGCCTCGCTGTACAGCGGCGGAGAAGAGGTCTTTATGAAAGTCACAAATTCGCCACAGGGGCAGTAA
- the recO gene encoding DNA repair protein RecO encodes MIPDAKESELLKQGYYTASGTVLKRKEGLKNSQSLLLFLKGYGIMWVSAPSGSKSRFAGAGEPMVWGSYELYKSPGRFYVKSAEIKEDFLNVRSSPKKLTTAVSLYRLISQTIYQEHENDKALNLLWSCMLLLNSGCPAETVKFRFIWRLLKYLGLAPSLTNCVSCSAPLNNAFAAHDGLLCEKCAAAGHKISAVQLAELQAAAMLPQEKFAEWAKGRAGADNSEFEIFEEYGRYLKSFFAGLGY; translated from the coding sequence TTGATACCTGACGCTAAAGAAAGCGAACTGCTCAAACAGGGCTATTACACAGCAAGCGGCACCGTTCTCAAACGGAAAGAGGGGCTGAAAAATTCCCAGTCCCTTCTGCTTTTTCTGAAAGGTTACGGAATAATGTGGGTTTCGGCGCCCTCAGGAAGCAAAAGCCGTTTCGCAGGGGCGGGCGAGCCTATGGTGTGGGGCAGTTATGAGCTGTACAAAAGCCCCGGTCGTTTTTACGTTAAAAGCGCCGAAATAAAAGAAGATTTTCTCAACGTGCGGAGCAGTCCCAAAAAACTGACAACTGCAGTCAGTCTTTACCGGCTTATCTCGCAGACAATTTATCAGGAACACGAAAACGACAAGGCTTTAAATCTGCTTTGGAGCTGTATGCTGCTGCTTAACAGCGGCTGTCCGGCTGAAACGGTAAAATTCAGGTTTATATGGCGTTTGCTGAAATATCTCGGACTTGCGCCGTCGCTCACAAACTGCGTCAGCTGCTCGGCTCCGCTGAACAATGCTTTTGCCGCGCACGACGGGCTTTTGTGTGAGAAATGCGCTGCCGCAGGGCACAAAATCAGCGCCGTGCAGCTTGCGGAACTTCAGGCGGCAGCCATGCTTCCGCAGGAAAAATTTGCCGAATGGGCAAAAGGCAGAGCAGGAGCGGACAATTCAGAATTTGAAATTTTTGAAGAATACGGCAGATACCTTAAATCGTTTTTCGCCGGACTGGGGTACTAA
- a CDS encoding oligopeptide transporter, OPT family gives MSEEFKPYIPAEENKAELTLTAIVLGMFLAVVFGAANAYLGLRLGTTISSSIPAAVISMGVIRGLLRRNSILENNIVQSISSAGGSIASGAIFTIPVMFFWAHEGTAEMPSMLTITLLSLCGGCLGVFFMVPLRKALIVKEHLTLPYPEGTACAKVLLAGENKSSGGKVLFRGISLAAVFKLLTNAFCVVPETIGVNIKGLRTKISVDPSAAFIGVGYICGPRVASYLFSGGLFAWFVLIPAITLFGSDTVLYPGTVKISELYAAGGPSAVWTNYIRYIGAGAIASAGIISLCKNIPTIAGTFVKSLTGLKQERNEISADNGARTDQDLSGKILIAGIVLTALVLWFTPQIPVALVGTILIIIFGFFFSCVSARMVGLIGSTNNPTSSMTIATLIISTGILKLTGDSGFHGMMTSITIGAVICTIASMAGDTSQDLKTGYILGATPKKQQISEFFGVAVTSVFVGGILVLLEKAWGLGSQQLPAPQATMMKMIIEGMMQGSLPWDLIFIGVFITLVTELLRIPSMPFALGIYLPLNLTAAMMCGGVARLLVDNYKGKTGTTTTSENDNGVLFCSGLIAGEGIIGVLLAFLAITEILPRINLSAAVNTGMIGGIVVLSLIMLSIFKTAVSKKN, from the coding sequence ATGAGCGAAGAATTCAAACCCTACATACCTGCGGAGGAGAACAAAGCGGAACTCACCTTAACAGCCATAGTTCTCGGAATGTTTTTGGCTGTTGTATTCGGCGCAGCCAACGCTTATCTCGGTCTGAGGCTGGGAACGACAATATCCTCCTCAATTCCGGCGGCAGTTATCTCAATGGGCGTTATACGCGGACTGTTAAGGAGAAATTCAATTCTTGAAAACAATATTGTCCAGTCAATATCGTCTGCCGGCGGTTCTATCGCTTCCGGCGCAATCTTTACCATCCCTGTAATGTTCTTCTGGGCGCACGAGGGCACTGCTGAAATGCCGAGTATGCTCACAATAACGCTGCTTTCGCTCTGCGGAGGCTGTCTGGGCGTTTTCTTCATGGTTCCGCTCAGAAAAGCCCTGATCGTCAAGGAACATTTAACGCTGCCGTATCCGGAAGGAACAGCCTGCGCCAAGGTTTTGCTTGCCGGCGAAAATAAATCGTCCGGCGGAAAAGTTTTGTTCAGAGGCATTTCGCTTGCTGCGGTTTTTAAACTTTTGACCAACGCATTCTGCGTTGTGCCTGAAACAATCGGAGTCAACATAAAAGGATTGCGGACAAAAATATCGGTTGACCCGTCTGCAGCTTTTATCGGCGTAGGTTACATCTGCGGTCCGAGAGTTGCTTCATATCTGTTTTCCGGCGGTTTGTTCGCGTGGTTCGTTTTAATTCCGGCTATAACGCTTTTTGGCTCTGATACCGTATTGTACCCCGGAACGGTTAAAATTTCCGAACTCTACGCAGCAGGAGGGCCTTCTGCCGTATGGACAAACTATATCCGCTATATCGGGGCGGGAGCCATTGCCTCTGCCGGAATTATCAGCCTTTGCAAGAATATACCGACAATAGCCGGAACCTTCGTTAAATCTTTAACAGGACTGAAACAGGAACGCAATGAAATAAGCGCCGACAACGGTGCGAGAACCGATCAGGATTTGAGCGGCAAGATTTTGATTGCGGGCATTGTGCTTACAGCCCTTGTTCTTTGGTTTACGCCTCAAATCCCTGTAGCTTTAGTTGGAACGATTCTCATCATCATTTTCGGCTTTTTCTTCAGCTGCGTTTCTGCGAGAATGGTCGGTCTGATAGGCTCTACAAACAATCCGACGTCGAGTATGACCATAGCTACCCTTATTATTTCAACAGGAATTTTGAAACTTACGGGAGACAGCGGCTTTCACGGAATGATGACCTCCATAACCATAGGCGCCGTTATATGCACAATCGCAAGCATGGCAGGCGATACATCGCAGGATCTCAAAACGGGCTATATACTTGGCGCGACCCCCAAAAAACAGCAGATATCCGAATTCTTCGGTGTCGCTGTAACGTCGGTTTTCGTCGGCGGAATTCTCGTCCTTCTCGAAAAGGCTTGGGGACTTGGAAGTCAGCAGCTTCCGGCGCCTCAGGCAACCATGATGAAAATGATTATTGAAGGAATGATGCAGGGCAGTCTGCCGTGGGACTTAATCTTTATCGGCGTATTTATCACGCTTGTGACAGAATTGCTGCGGATACCGTCAATGCCCTTTGCGCTTGGAATTTATCTGCCGCTGAACCTCACTGCGGCTATGATGTGCGGCGGAGTTGCACGTCTGCTTGTGGATAACTACAAGGGAAAAACAGGAACCACAACAACGTCTGAAAATGACAACGGAGTGCTTTTCTGTTCTGGTCTGATAGCGGGGGAGGGAATTATCGGGGTTCTGCTTGCATTTTTGGCAATAACGGAAATCCTTCCGCGTATCAACCTGTCCGCGGCTGTTAATACGGGCATGATCGGTGGTATCGTCGTTCTCTCGCTGATTATGCTCTCAATATTCAAAACAGCAGTCTCAAAAAAGAACTGA
- the glyQ gene encoding glycine--tRNA ligase subunit alpha, with the protein MDFQEIILRLNAYWASQGCIIQQPYDMEKGAGTMNPATTLRVLGPEPWRVAYVEPSRRPTDGRYGENPNRLQHYYQYQVIIQPAPDNIQELYINSLKALGIDPAEHDIRFVEDDWENPTTGAWGLGWEVWLDGMEVTQFTYFQQMGSIDMDIVPSEITYGLERIAMFVQKVENVYDLSWVGDVKYGDVHHKGEVEHSAYNFEIADTDMLFKLFNMYEAEAKHILEKGLVLPAYDYVLKCSHSFNLLDARNAISVTERTGYIGRVRAIASACCKAYLKQRREMGWPLNGKFGTPAFETEGGEQ; encoded by the coding sequence GTGGATTTTCAGGAAATTATATTGCGGTTGAATGCCTATTGGGCATCGCAGGGCTGCATTATCCAGCAACCGTACGATATGGAGAAGGGCGCGGGTACAATGAACCCTGCGACGACTCTGCGCGTTCTCGGTCCAGAACCGTGGCGCGTTGCGTACGTTGAACCTTCAAGGCGTCCTACGGACGGACGCTACGGGGAGAACCCGAACAGACTGCAACACTATTATCAGTATCAGGTTATTATCCAGCCTGCGCCGGACAATATTCAGGAACTTTACATCAACAGTCTGAAAGCGCTCGGCATTGACCCTGCGGAGCATGACATACGCTTTGTCGAGGACGACTGGGAAAACCCGACGACGGGCGCATGGGGACTCGGCTGGGAGGTTTGGCTCGACGGTATGGAAGTAACGCAGTTCACCTATTTCCAGCAGATGGGCTCAATTGATATGGATATAGTTCCTTCCGAAATCACTTACGGACTTGAGCGTATAGCGATGTTCGTTCAGAAGGTTGAGAACGTTTACGACCTCAGCTGGGTGGGCGACGTTAAGTACGGCGACGTGCACCACAAGGGCGAAGTCGAACATTCTGCCTACAATTTTGAAATTGCCGATACAGATATGCTTTTCAAGCTTTTTAACATGTACGAAGCCGAAGCAAAGCACATTCTTGAAAAAGGTCTTGTGCTTCCCGCTTACGACTACGTTCTCAAATGCTCGCATTCTTTCAATCTGCTTGACGCGCGCAACGCCATAAGCGTTACGGAGCGCACCGGATATATCGGACGCGTTCGCGCGATAGCAAGCGCCTGCTGCAAAGCATATTTGAAGCAGCGCAGGGAAATGGGCTGGCCGCTCAACGGAAAATTCGGCACGCCCGCTTTTGAAACGGAAGGGGGAGAGCAGTAA
- a CDS encoding PqqD family protein, with amino-acid sequence MSKKTEQRNFLDIVFSRNMDLKWETDNDGIVTIFVPNRGFWNNLAQKLFHKAEVSKLTLDILGSFIWIKIDGNRDICSIGQALKENFGDSAEPLYERLTAFIRQLERNGLIERKDKHVSKFGAAKNLLHQKCCEKSEYNHRRLHLL; translated from the coding sequence GTGAGCAAAAAAACAGAACAACGCAATTTCCTTGACATTGTATTTTCTCGCAATATGGACTTAAAATGGGAAACAGACAATGACGGGATTGTAACAATTTTTGTCCCAAACCGCGGTTTTTGGAACAATTTAGCCCAAAAACTGTTTCACAAGGCTGAGGTTTCAAAGCTGACGCTTGATATTTTGGGCAGTTTTATATGGATAAAAATTGACGGAAACAGAGATATTTGCAGTATAGGGCAAGCTTTAAAAGAAAATTTCGGCGATTCAGCCGAACCTCTTTACGAAAGACTGACAGCCTTTATAAGACAACTTGAACGCAACGGACTGATAGAAAGGAAAGATAAACATGTATCCAAATTCGGCGCTGCAAAGAATTTGCTACATCAAAAATGTTGTGAAAAATCCGAATATAATCATCGGAGATTACACCTATTATGA
- a CDS encoding glycine--tRNA ligase subunit beta: protein MSVKDLLFEIGTEEIPARFMPKALEDLRTYAAEEFSSLHIDCGEISAECTPRRLVLFVKDVEEAQQDSVESFRGPAAKFAFDADGNPTKAAEGFARGKGLTVAELSRQDVNGVEYLFAEVSTKGQKTEDILPSLLTNVINKLSFGKSMYWADPTVRFARPVRWLTALFGSETVPVTFGKIASGRTTCGHRFMGSGEIELSSADDYAKAMEDNFVVTNPEKRREMILSGIAEIEKELGAKVEIDPDLLEENVFINEYPVPFYGSFDKSFLEIPQEVLILTMAKNQRYFPVHDKAGKLMPYFIGVSNNKAKDMNVVREGNERVLRARLYDAAFFWKEDLQKSIDAMADELKNVTYQVQLGSVYDKVSRVKELAVKLASILGRDDVKEDVARAATLAKFDVVSSMVYEFAEVQGVMAREYAKKAGEKEAVANALYEQYLPVFAGDALPSGIIGAVLGLAERADTIAAIFKIGLEPTSSQDPYGLRRAARCINEIILGLKLDINVKELMAEAAKPLGLSDETLAKINDFLYQRLQVQFKEKGLSHEAVVLALQTIAERPLQAYAMAETLQKFAGEEWFAELITAAVRVKNILAKAESENIPAEINSGKLVADAEKAFAKALDELTVPAEQAIKACDWEKLAATLAQLAPVIAKFFEDVLVMDKDSEIRANRLALLAKSQSFFMLIGDFSLLK, encoded by the coding sequence ATGTCTGTTAAGGATCTGCTTTTTGAGATAGGAACCGAAGAAATTCCTGCCCGTTTTATGCCTAAGGCGCTTGAAGACCTCAGGACATACGCGGCGGAGGAGTTTTCGTCGCTGCATATAGACTGCGGAGAAATCAGCGCTGAGTGTACGCCGCGCCGTCTTGTGCTTTTCGTAAAAGACGTTGAAGAAGCACAGCAGGACAGCGTTGAGAGTTTCAGAGGCCCTGCAGCCAAGTTTGCTTTTGACGCTGACGGAAATCCCACGAAAGCCGCGGAAGGCTTTGCGCGCGGAAAAGGCCTCACAGTGGCAGAGCTCAGCAGACAGGACGTCAACGGTGTTGAATATCTTTTCGCCGAGGTCAGCACAAAGGGACAGAAGACGGAGGATATACTGCCTTCGCTGCTTACAAACGTCATAAACAAGCTTTCCTTCGGCAAGAGCATGTACTGGGCTGACCCTACGGTGCGTTTTGCGCGTCCGGTGCGCTGGCTGACAGCGCTTTTCGGCAGCGAAACAGTGCCCGTAACGTTCGGAAAGATCGCAAGCGGAAGAACAACCTGCGGCCACCGTTTCATGGGTTCAGGCGAAATAGAGCTTTCCTCTGCTGATGATTATGCAAAGGCTATGGAAGACAATTTTGTCGTTACCAATCCTGAAAAACGCAGGGAAATGATACTTTCAGGCATTGCGGAGATAGAGAAAGAACTCGGCGCCAAGGTTGAAATTGACCCTGACCTTCTTGAGGAGAACGTGTTCATCAACGAATATCCCGTACCGTTCTACGGCAGTTTTGACAAGTCATTCCTCGAAATACCGCAGGAGGTTCTTATTCTGACAATGGCTAAGAACCAGCGTTATTTCCCTGTGCATGACAAAGCGGGAAAGCTTATGCCGTACTTCATCGGCGTAAGCAACAACAAAGCAAAGGATATGAACGTAGTCCGCGAGGGCAACGAAAGAGTTTTGAGAGCCCGCCTTTATGACGCTGCCTTCTTCTGGAAAGAAGATTTGCAGAAATCAATTGACGCAATGGCTGACGAACTTAAAAACGTTACCTATCAGGTGCAGCTCGGTTCGGTCTACGACAAGGTTTCGCGCGTCAAAGAGCTTGCCGTTAAACTCGCTTCAATCCTCGGCAGGGACGACGTTAAGGAAGACGTTGCCCGCGCCGCAACGCTTGCAAAGTTCGACGTTGTTTCAAGCATGGTGTACGAATTCGCAGAAGTACAGGGCGTTATGGCAAGGGAATACGCCAAAAAAGCAGGGGAGAAGGAAGCTGTCGCAAACGCGCTTTACGAGCAGTATCTGCCTGTTTTTGCCGGCGACGCGCTGCCGTCGGGCATTATAGGGGCTGTACTCGGACTTGCTGAGCGTGCCGATACCATCGCCGCTATTTTCAAAATAGGACTTGAACCGACCTCGTCACAGGACCCGTACGGACTCCGCCGCGCCGCACGCTGCATAAACGAAATAATACTCGGGCTTAAACTCGACATTAACGTAAAAGAACTCATGGCAGAAGCAGCGAAACCTCTCGGACTTTCAGACGAAACGCTTGCTAAAATCAACGATTTCCTGTATCAGCGTCTGCAGGTTCAGTTCAAGGAAAAAGGACTCAGCCACGAGGCAGTTGTTCTCGCGCTCCAGACAATCGCTGAACGTCCGCTTCAGGCATACGCTATGGCAGAAACCCTGCAGAAGTTTGCGGGCGAAGAATGGTTCGCAGAACTCATCACCGCCGCCGTCCGCGTTAAAAACATCCTCGCCAAAGCTGAAAGTGAAAATATTCCGGCAGAAATCAACAGCGGCAAGCTTGTCGCGGACGCGGAAAAAGCTTTCGCAAAAGCGCTTGACGAGCTTACCGTGCCCGCCGAACAGGCTATCAAAGCCTGCGACTGGGAAAAACTGGCGGCAACTCTCGCACAGCTTGCCCCTGTCATCGCCAAGTTCTTTGAAGACGTGCTCGTTATGGACAAAGATTCTGAAATCCGCGCGAACAGACTTGCGCTTCTCGCAAAGAGCCAGAGCTTCTTTATGCTTATCGGGGATTTCAGTCTGCTGAAATAA
- a CDS encoding deoxyguanosinetriphosphate triphosphohydrolase: MNPREHQEEIEKQTLSASACLSVNSRGREKAEPECTVRTCFQRDRDRIIHSKSFRRLKYKTQVLLLPEGDHYRTRLTHTLEVTQIARTIARAMRLNEDLAEAIALGHDLGHTPFGHVGERVLDKLAKEHGLGGFHHAAQSLRVVDNIEKNGEGLNLTWEVRMGIIQHSKGQVDVRLGYNLDKPTTMEAWVVRISDSIAYVNHDLDDALRAGFFTEADLPSEILQGIGLTHSQRINRLIMNLLENSTEKELKFSDEMLGHIEFLRRYLYDNVYRCPTAVKEDSRVEYVLTAIFKHEIQNGRAPQETIDFVSGMTDRFALNYFSRLFVPTPWTD; the protein is encoded by the coding sequence ATGAACCCGAGAGAACATCAGGAAGAAATAGAGAAACAGACGCTTTCCGCTTCTGCGTGCCTTTCCGTAAATTCCAGAGGCAGGGAAAAAGCCGAGCCTGAATGTACTGTCAGAACCTGTTTTCAAAGAGACAGGGACAGAATTATACACAGCAAATCGTTCCGCAGACTGAAATACAAAACACAGGTTCTTCTGCTTCCCGAAGGCGATCATTACCGCACGCGCCTGACCCACACGCTTGAGGTTACGCAGATTGCCCGCACAATAGCACGTGCAATGAGGCTCAATGAAGACCTTGCTGAAGCAATAGCGCTGGGACATGACCTCGGGCACACGCCGTTCGGACACGTTGGAGAAAGAGTCCTTGACAAGCTTGCAAAAGAACACGGCCTCGGAGGCTTTCACCACGCGGCGCAAAGCCTGAGAGTTGTCGATAACATTGAAAAAAACGGAGAAGGACTGAACCTCACGTGGGAAGTCCGTATGGGAATAATACAGCACTCAAAAGGGCAGGTTGACGTACGCCTCGGCTACAATCTGGATAAACCGACAACCATGGAAGCGTGGGTGGTGCGCATATCCGATTCAATAGCATACGTTAACCATGACCTTGACGATGCGCTTCGCGCAGGCTTTTTTACCGAAGCTGACCTCCCGTCTGAAATTCTGCAGGGCATTGGATTGACACATTCGCAGAGGATAAACAGACTGATTATGAATCTGCTTGAAAACAGCACTGAAAAAGAGTTGAAATTCAGCGATGAGATGCTCGGTCATATAGAATTTCTGCGCAGATATCTCTATGACAACGTGTACCGCTGTCCGACGGCAGTTAAAGAAGATTCGCGCGTAGAATACGTGCTTACCGCGATTTTCAAGCATGAAATACAGAACGGACGTGCGCCGCAGGAGACGATTGACTTTGTTTCGGGTATGACCGACCGTTTTGCGCTTAATTATTTCAGCAGACTTTTTGTTCCGACACCATGGACAGATTAA
- a CDS encoding arsenate reductase family protein, which yields MSIIFLCYPKCTTCQKAKKWLETNGIDFKERDIKEENPDVEELRKWHRISGLPLKKFFNTSGLLYKELCLKDKLPEMSEAEQFKLLASNGMLAKRPMLIGEKFVLVGFKEKEWAEKLR from the coding sequence ATGTCAATAATATTTTTATGCTATCCGAAATGCACGACCTGCCAGAAAGCGAAAAAATGGCTTGAGACAAACGGAATTGACTTCAAGGAAAGAGATATTAAGGAAGAAAATCCGGACGTGGAAGAATTGAGAAAATGGCACAGAATCAGCGGTCTGCCGCTCAAAAAGTTCTTCAACACAAGCGGTCTGCTTTACAAAGAATTGTGCTTAAAGGATAAACTGCCTGAAATGAGCGAAGCGGAGCAGTTTAAACTGCTTGCTTCCAACGGTATGCTCGCAAAACGCCCTATGCTGATAGGCGAAAAATTTGTTTTAGTCGGCTTCAAAGAAAAAGAATGGGCAGAAAAATTAAGATAA
- a CDS encoding Vat family streptogramin A O-acetyltransferase — translation MYPNSALQRICYIKNVVKNPNIIIGDYTYYDDPNGAEDFEKHVTHHYDFIGDKLIIGKFCSIASGIEFIMNGANHRMDAVTTYPFYIMGGEWGSAVAPIKDELPLKGDTVVGNDVWIGQNVTVLPGVHIGDGAIIGANSVVTGDIPPYSVAAGNPCRVRKTRFDKELVDYLLKLKWWDWDIDKINHNLDALCSGDLDKIRNISNKKGK, via the coding sequence ATGTATCCAAATTCGGCGCTGCAAAGAATTTGCTACATCAAAAATGTTGTGAAAAATCCGAATATAATCATCGGAGATTACACCTATTATGATGATCCCAACGGGGCAGAGGATTTTGAAAAACACGTCACGCATCATTATGATTTTATCGGCGACAAACTGATTATCGGCAAATTCTGTTCCATAGCAAGCGGTATTGAATTTATCATGAACGGCGCGAATCACCGTATGGACGCTGTAACAACCTACCCGTTCTATATTATGGGCGGAGAATGGGGAAGTGCTGTGGCTCCAATTAAAGACGAGCTTCCGCTTAAAGGCGACACAGTTGTCGGAAACGACGTTTGGATAGGGCAAAACGTAACAGTTCTGCCCGGAGTACATATTGGTGATGGTGCAATAATCGGCGCCAATTCCGTTGTAACCGGCGATATTCCCCCGTATTCAGTTGCAGCGGGAAATCCATGCAGAGTGCGTAAAACAAGATTTGACAAGGAACTTGTTGACTATCTGCTAAAACTTAAGTGGTGGGATTGGGATATTGATAAAATCAACCACAATCTTGATGCACTTTGCAGCGGTGATTTGGACAAAATTAGAAATATCAGTAACAAGAAAGGAAAATAA
- a CDS encoding type II secretion system F family protein — protein MRFHYRAKTKDGKTETGYISAESEKEVIETIRSNGWYPVDISEKNGFFSAFGNFLNTLDNSVSLKAKSLFFKQFSLLLGSGIPMDTSVKLLSEQTSDSVLRSAAEVLLKDIRSGISAADSFEKQKVFGKLEVALMHAGEEAGRLGDSLLRISEFLKKQYDLKKKVVGALIYPVLVLCVTLLVLVLMSVFVLPQFENSFKQLKIEIPRFTLFVFTFGNFIRNFWYFVPLSFFVFAAAGKYFSRYTAFNEFCDKVKLRIPLFGKVLYKASMARSCRTLGILLSAGVDMLRALKLAGETAANVKVKEIFDEFYLSAEKGKSLYNVTCRMTNIPPVVGQLVKIGEETGHLSGKFLEIALLYEEDVDNMTSVLQSVIEPVLIVLVSLIVGVMLFASYLPIVSAIKNLI, from the coding sequence ATGAGATTTCATTACAGGGCAAAAACAAAAGACGGAAAGACTGAAACAGGCTATATTTCGGCGGAAAGCGAAAAGGAAGTCATTGAAACAATACGTTCCAATGGATGGTATCCTGTTGATATTTCGGAAAAGAACGGTTTCTTTTCCGCTTTCGGAAATTTTCTGAATACTCTTGACAACAGTGTATCTCTTAAAGCAAAGAGCCTGTTTTTTAAGCAGTTTTCTCTGTTGCTTGGCTCCGGCATTCCGATGGATACGTCAGTAAAGCTTCTTTCAGAGCAAACTTCGGACAGCGTGCTGCGTTCTGCTGCGGAAGTACTTTTGAAAGATATAAGGTCAGGTATATCGGCGGCAGATTCTTTTGAAAAGCAGAAAGTGTTCGGAAAACTGGAAGTTGCCCTGATGCACGCCGGTGAAGAAGCGGGCAGACTTGGCGACAGCCTGCTGAGAATTTCTGAATTTCTGAAAAAACAATATGATTTGAAGAAAAAAGTTGTTGGCGCGTTAATATATCCTGTGCTTGTACTCTGCGTCACGCTGCTTGTTCTTGTGCTGATGTCAGTGTTTGTCCTGCCGCAGTTCGAAAACAGTTTTAAACAGCTCAAAATTGAAATACCACGCTTTACCCTGTTTGTTTTCACGTTTGGAAATTTTATAAGAAACTTTTGGTATTTTGTTCCTCTGTCGTTTTTTGTGTTTGCCGCCGCCGGAAAATATTTCAGCAGATACACTGCTTTTAATGAATTTTGCGATAAAGTCAAGCTTCGCATACCGCTTTTCGGCAAAGTTTTATACAAAGCTTCAATGGCAAGAAGCTGCAGGACTCTGGGCATTCTTTTGTCTGCGGGTGTTGATATGCTGCGTGCTTTGAAGCTTGCGGGAGAGACTGCTGCCAACGTTAAGGTAAAAGAAATTTTTGATGAATTTTATTTGTCCGCGGAAAAGGGTAAATCGCTGTATAATGTGACGTGTCGAATGACGAATATACCTCCTGTGGTGGGGCAGCTCGTTAAAATCGGGGAGGAAACGGGGCATTTGTCCGGCAAATTTCTTGAAATTGCCTTGCTCTACGAGGAAGACGTTGATAATATGACGTCCGTTTTGCAGTCGGTGATTGAACCGGTGCTGATAGTTTTAGTCAGTTTGATCGTAGGCGTAATGCTGTTCGCCTCCTATCTGCCGATAGTCAGCGCTATAAAAAATCTTATTTAA
- a CDS encoding EamA family transporter, with product MSTYWPILTVAVSTVFYHICAKLTPKGLNPFASIIVTYLTGTLVTLIVFLSLFKDSSLLNEFKNVSWTTFVFGFAIVGLEVGNIYMYKVGWNINTGYLVESSIIAVALMFTGRLLFNEQLTYTKLIGILMCLAGLYFINKQ from the coding sequence ATGTCAACCTATTGGCCGATTTTGACAGTTGCAGTCTCAACCGTTTTCTATCATATTTGCGCAAAACTTACTCCAAAAGGATTAAATCCCTTTGCTTCTATAATTGTCACCTATTTAACAGGCACTCTTGTGACGCTTATTGTTTTTCTTTCACTGTTCAAGGACAGCAGCCTTTTAAACGAATTTAAAAACGTCAGCTGGACTACGTTTGTGTTCGGCTTTGCGATTGTCGGTCTTGAGGTCGGAAATATTTACATGTACAAAGTCGGCTGGAATATTAATACCGGTTATTTGGTGGAAAGCTCCATTATTGCCGTTGCTCTTATGTTTACGGGGCGGCTGCTTTTTAACGAGCAGCTGACCTATACGAAATTAATTGGTATATTGATGTGCCTTGCGGGACTTTATTTCATAAATAAACAATAG